One Pantanalinema sp. genomic window carries:
- a CDS encoding rhodanese-like domain-containing protein, producing MSNPLSRPRLTARRAAGAALLAVLVLAGAYGLTRLGAIKTVMGLFSPMPAQEEALDAPRITVEEARKLEGALLVDVRGAGPYDQEHIIGAICVPNHELEKSLGKLPKEKAIVCYCSCPNDHLSLVAASKLIKQHGYPRAYALEGGLPRWKQLGYPMVTSARP from the coding sequence ATGTCGAACCCACTTTCCAGACCCCGCCTCACGGCCCGACGGGCCGCAGGCGCCGCCCTGCTCGCCGTTCTCGTGCTGGCGGGCGCCTACGGCTTGACGCGCCTGGGCGCGATCAAGACGGTGATGGGCCTCTTCTCGCCCATGCCGGCCCAGGAGGAGGCGCTCGACGCGCCGCGAATCACGGTCGAAGAAGCCAGGAAGCTCGAGGGGGCGCTCCTCGTGGACGTGCGCGGCGCGGGCCCCTACGATCAGGAGCACATCATCGGGGCGATCTGCGTCCCCAACCACGAGCTCGAGAAGTCCCTCGGCAAGCTCCCCAAAGAGAAAGCGATCGTCTGCTACTGCAGCTGTCCCAACGACCACCTGAGCCTGGTGGCGGCGAGCAAGCTGATCAAGCAGCACGGCTACCCCCGGGCCTACGCCCTGGAAGGCGGCCTTCCCAGGTGGAAGCAGCTGGGCTACCCCATGGTGACGAGCGCTCGCCCTTAG
- the purB gene encoding adenylosuccinate lyase, with protein sequence MNLRALSPLDGRYAAKVGALSDYFSEFALNRYRVMVEVEYLIALLGAIYGTDVGRVFPVDAFERLRGIYAGFSEADARAIKAIEQKINHDVKAVEYFLKDRLREFPGFENEIEKVHFGLTSEDTNNLAYACMLRDALQDVMLPALGEVLSALVGLAKATKAVPMLSRTHGQPASPTTVGKELAVFLSRLEGELVTLKDFRLYGKLNGATGTFGALVAAYPKFDWLAFSGHFVSQLDLLPNMITTQIEPHDRTAELFDQLRRIHNILLDLDQDMWRYISDGYFRQRPVAAEVGSSAMPHKVNPIDFENSEGNLGLSNALLGFMADKLPKSRLQRDLSDSTVLRNVGVAWGYALLAYRSTVKGLERLALDGDRVAGDLSDHPEVLAEAIQTILRAQGHPAPYEALKETTRGEAVTMEVLHTLIDRLEMDETTRSRLKALRPEGFTGYAERLADIGIAASEKLLEELKA encoded by the coding sequence ATGAATCTTAGAGCTCTCTCTCCGCTCGACGGGCGCTATGCCGCCAAGGTCGGCGCCCTTTCGGACTACTTCTCGGAGTTCGCCCTCAACCGCTACCGGGTCATGGTCGAGGTCGAGTATCTGATCGCGCTTCTGGGCGCCATCTACGGCACGGACGTGGGCCGCGTCTTCCCGGTGGACGCCTTCGAGCGCCTGCGCGGGATCTACGCCGGCTTCTCGGAAGCGGACGCCCGGGCCATCAAGGCGATCGAGCAAAAGATCAACCACGACGTCAAGGCGGTCGAGTACTTCCTCAAGGATCGCCTCCGCGAGTTCCCGGGCTTCGAGAACGAGATCGAGAAGGTCCACTTCGGCCTGACCTCGGAGGACACCAACAACCTCGCCTACGCCTGCATGCTGCGCGACGCCCTCCAGGACGTCATGCTGCCCGCCCTCGGCGAGGTGCTCTCGGCCCTGGTCGGCCTGGCGAAGGCCACCAAGGCCGTCCCCATGCTCTCGCGCACCCACGGCCAGCCGGCGAGCCCCACCACCGTGGGCAAGGAGCTCGCGGTCTTCCTGTCGCGCCTCGAAGGGGAGCTCGTGACCCTCAAGGACTTCCGGCTGTACGGCAAGCTCAACGGCGCCACCGGGACCTTCGGGGCGCTGGTCGCGGCCTACCCGAAGTTCGACTGGCTCGCCTTCTCGGGCCACTTCGTCTCGCAGCTGGACCTGCTGCCCAACATGATCACCACCCAGATCGAGCCCCACGACCGGACCGCCGAGCTCTTCGACCAGCTGCGCCGGATCCACAACATCCTCCTGGACCTGGACCAGGACATGTGGCGCTACATCTCGGACGGCTACTTCCGCCAGCGCCCGGTGGCCGCCGAGGTCGGCTCCAGCGCCATGCCGCACAAGGTCAACCCGATCGACTTCGAGAACAGCGAGGGCAACCTGGGGCTCTCCAACGCCCTCCTGGGGTTCATGGCGGACAAGCTGCCGAAGAGCCGCCTGCAGCGCGACCTGTCGGACTCGACGGTGCTGCGCAACGTGGGGGTGGCGTGGGGCTATGCGCTCCTGGCCTACCGGAGCACCGTCAAGGGTCTCGAGCGGCTCGCGCTCGACGGCGATCGGGTCGCCGGCGACCTTTCCGATCATCCCGAGGTGCTCGCCGAGGCCATCCAGACCATCCTGCGCGCCCAGGGCCACCCGGCCCCCTACGAGGCGCTCAAGGAGACGACTCGCGGCGAGGCGGTGACCATGGAGGTGCTGCACACGCTGATCGACCGGCTCGAGATGGACGAGACGACCCGTTCGCGGCTCAAGGCCCTGAGGCCCGAGGGCTTCACGGGGTATGCCGAGCGGCTCGCGGACATCGGGATCGCGGCGAGCGAGAAGCTGCTCGAAGAGCTGAAGGCCTAA
- a CDS encoding HAMP domain-containing sensor histidine kinase has protein sequence MEHPTSPGSAVSALEREVKLRQRAEILLKVAKAMRSDLDLPAVLQDAVDVTWQFLQPDFAGLFLVDGARHFTLSASVELTPIHAETRWPMVQEESFLTRTLVQGSPVSLVRFAQEAMTLPEAAFFQPDAATCCSAIPIMHQGTPSGVLVLLWRHPDHDHQEDDHELLIGIAELIALAIENQRLIQREATIHSEKILAEEIAKEREALIRQIVHDLRNATQAISLVNEELELAAPDNPTVLHGVSAIDRQITFISNFLKEKIHRIKGNQGEARERLTAIAPMLDSLAERFSPRFAERRQTFAWVSAEEGVQVPMAEEVFERMLAHLLDNANKYAPELAHVKLWCALSDGWATLYVSNTGPGIPIEDQARIEQPGFRGRHDVPGEGMGLAEVKQLVTAHSGLFGLTSRAGAGSTFYVTLPTTQWGRA, from the coding sequence ATGGAGCACCCGACGTCACCCGGTTCTGCGGTCTCGGCGCTCGAGCGCGAGGTCAAGCTGCGCCAGCGCGCCGAGATCCTGCTCAAGGTCGCCAAGGCCATGCGCTCGGATCTCGATCTGCCGGCGGTCCTCCAGGACGCGGTGGACGTGACCTGGCAGTTCCTGCAGCCCGACTTCGCGGGGCTCTTCCTGGTGGACGGGGCGCGCCACTTCACCCTCTCGGCGAGCGTCGAGCTCACGCCCATCCACGCCGAGACCCGCTGGCCCATGGTCCAGGAGGAGAGCTTCCTGACGCGAACCCTGGTCCAGGGCAGCCCCGTCTCGCTGGTCCGGTTCGCCCAGGAGGCCATGACCCTCCCCGAGGCCGCCTTCTTCCAGCCCGACGCCGCGACCTGCTGCTCGGCCATCCCGATCATGCACCAGGGCACCCCCAGCGGCGTGCTGGTGCTGCTGTGGCGCCACCCCGACCACGACCACCAGGAGGACGACCACGAGCTTCTGATCGGGATCGCGGAGCTGATCGCGCTGGCCATCGAGAACCAGCGCCTCATCCAGCGCGAGGCCACCATCCACTCCGAGAAGATCCTCGCCGAGGAGATCGCCAAGGAGCGCGAGGCCCTGATCCGCCAGATCGTGCACGATCTGCGCAACGCGACCCAGGCGATCAGCCTGGTCAACGAGGAGCTCGAGCTCGCCGCTCCCGACAACCCCACCGTCCTCCACGGGGTCTCGGCCATCGATCGCCAGATCACCTTCATCTCCAACTTCCTCAAGGAGAAGATCCACCGCATCAAGGGCAACCAGGGCGAGGCCCGCGAGCGCCTGACGGCGATCGCCCCCATGCTCGATAGCCTGGCCGAGCGCTTCAGCCCGCGCTTCGCCGAGCGCCGGCAGACCTTCGCGTGGGTGAGCGCCGAGGAGGGGGTGCAGGTCCCCATGGCCGAGGAGGTGTTCGAGCGGATGCTCGCGCACCTCCTGGACAACGCCAACAAGTACGCCCCCGAGCTCGCGCACGTGAAGCTGTGGTGCGCCCTCTCGGACGGCTGGGCGACCCTCTACGTCTCGAACACCGGGCCGGGCATCCCCATCGAGGACCAGGCCCGCATCGAGCAGCCGGGGTTCCGCGGGCGCCACGACGTGCCGGGCGAGGGCATGGGGCTGGCCGAGGTCAAGCAGCTCGTCACCGCCCACAGCGGCCTCTTCGGGCTGACCAGCCGGGCGGGGGCGGGCAGCACCTTCTACGTCACCCTTCCCACCACCCAGTGGGGCCGGGCCTGA